Proteins co-encoded in one Toxoplasma gondii ME49 unplaced genomic scaffold asmbl.1200, whole genome shotgun sequence genomic window:
- a CDS encoding cytochrome b (encoded by transcript TGME49_330000~Based on Genbank GI:2584877), with the protein MVSRTLSLSMSLFRAHLVFYRCALNLNSSYNFGFLVAMTFVLQIITGITLAFRYTSEASCAFASVQHLVREVAAGWEFRMLHATTASFVFLCILIHMTRGLYNWSYSYLTTAWMSGLVLYLLTIATAFLGYVLPWGQMSFWGATVITNLLSPIPYLVPWLLGGYYVSDVTLKRFFVLHFILPFIGCIIIVLHIFYLHLNGSSNPAGIDTALKVAFYPHMLMTDAKCLSYLIGLIFLQAAFGLMELSHPDNSIPVNRFVTPLHIVPEWYFLAYYAVLKVIPSKTGGLLVFMSSLINLGLLSEIRALNTRMLIRQQFMTRNVVSGWVIIWVYSMIFLIIIGSAIPQATYILYGRLATILYLTTGLVLCLY; encoded by the coding sequence ATGGTTTCGAGAACACTCAGTCTATCTATGAGTCTATTCCGGGCACACCTTGTCTTTTATCGGTGTGCTCTAAATCTAAATTCATCTTATAATTTTGGTTTCTTAGTTGCAATGACCTTTGTACTCCAAATAATTACAGGTATCACTCTAGCGTTTAGATATACTTCTGAAGCATCTTGTGCATTTGCTAGCGTTCAACATCTAGTTAGAGAAGTAGCAGCAGGATGGGAATTTAGGATGTTGCATGCTACAACAGCCTCTTTTGTATTCTTGTGTATTTTAATTCACATGACTCGAGGATTGTATAACTGGAGTTATAGTTATTTAACTACCGCTTGGATGTCTGGTTTAGTTTTATATTTACTTACTATAgccactgccttcctcggaTATGTACTACCATGGGGACAAATGAGTTTCTGGGGTGCTACAGTCATTACaaacctcctttctccaatACCATATTTGGTACCTTGGCTACTTGGAGGTTACTACGTATCTGATGTAACATTAAAACGATTCTTTGTATTACATTTTATCTTGCCTTTTATTGGTTGTATTATAATAGTTTTACATATCTTCTATTTACATTTAAATGGTTCTAGCAATCCTGCAGGTATTGATACCGCGCTTAAAGTTGCCTTTTATCCTCATATGTTAATGACAGATGCTAAATGTCTATCCTATTTAATTGGATTAATCTTCTTACAAGCGGCTTTTGGTTTGATGGAACTATCACATCCAGATAACTCAATACCAGTCAACCGGTTCGTAACACCACTTCATATCGTACCTGAATGGTATTTTCTAGCATATTATGCGGTGTTAAAAGTAATTCCATCCAAAACCGGTGGTTTGTTAGTATTTATGTCATCTCTGATTAATTTAGGTTTACTTTCTGAGATTCGAGCTTTAAATACCCGAATGTTAATTCGTCAACAGTTCATGACTCGAAATGTAGTCAGTGGATGGGTGATTATTTGGGTATATAGTATGATCTTCTTGATTATTATAGGTAGTGCTATTCCACAAGCAACATACATCTTATATGGTAGATTAGCTACTATCTTATACCTTACTACCGGATTGGTTCTATGCTTATACTAA